ACTGTTATATGTTTCATTGTATTTAACAGGGTTTAACAGAATGTTATGAATGTCAACCAAAACCTACACAGAAAACTTTTCCAGGATGTACGATACGTAATACTCCATCAGAACTGGTGCATTGTGTTGTTTGGGCCAAACATTTATTCAAGTATGTACCATAAGTGTGAACAACATTCCCTCTCTTGTGTGGCCATTCTCAGTGTAAAAATTATCAAGAAGACTGCAACCTAGTAATTCAAAAGAGTTACATCACATTGgatgtttataaatttaacacAAGAAATTCTGAAGACAAGCATCTTCAATCAAATGCAGACgtcaaaaagtaattttatGAAACTCATACACAATTCTAAAAATCACAACACACAAACAGAGACTGAATTTaggttttaattcatttatcattttatagtaATTAacctttttaactttgaaaatagCAAAGCTTAAGCAGGGGCATTGGTGTCCTTTGacactttctttttaaattgtaattctTTACCATTTCTAAgataacatgttttatatattttctagtCAGTTATTTGGAGAAGATGATCCAGATCAGGATGTATCACCAGACACAGAAGATCCGGAGCTTGCTGGTTTGTAGCATTATTGGAAAATACaatagtttatatattatagaaTGAATTATTTAGTGCATCATTTCATTTGCCATGGCAAAATATGTTTCTCATTTCCATGAACTTGCTCTTGATTTTGAATATTCTCTATAGTTACTGTTCAGGGCTCACACAACTTCAGAATCAAAGGGGGCAGTGACTTCTCTTTTTAAAACTGAGAGAAAGaggtgttgttgtttttttcaaaagggAGAAGTGGTAAGATTTGAAAGAGACATGCTCGTTTGGTGGCGGCACTGCAATGTTTGGTTTTTACTATAATACAAAGAGCTATAAGTATAGATTTCGCTTTTGACAGTCGGACAAATCAAAGTTAGTTCAGGAAAGCGACTTTGTCGCCCAAGTCGCAATGTAGCTTGATATCTGACTGTTATGGAATTTGCTTCAATGCAAATACAGTATATCGGTAaactgtttacattttttggaaaaaagatCACATATTCGTTTGGTTCAATACAAATATTACTAGGTCCCTTTGAAATCTCGGTCATGGCCGATGTATAGAAAAATTGAAGATgctttacaaaattgaaaatgggaagaaaaggaaaaaacattattattacTTAACACAAGATGTCCATGTTCTATTTGACATTACAGTATCCATGGGGTCTAACAAATTCATCTTCAGTAATCACTATCTTGTTAATACTGAGGTTGTTAGTTTATGGATAGAAAGTTCTACTTAGATCTTAATTGACTATGATTTCCAGTTGATGTAGAAGATGGTAGTTATTTTTAGGCAAAAAGGCTTGCTCCACCAGTTAAACTGGCTGCCACAAAATTACCAAGATTCCTTAAAGTGCTGTTAAACACctataatcaatcaatctttaatctgttgattatattactgtttttgatttttttctttagtggactgtgatttttctttttaaattgttccaTTGCATAAGTTTCTCCTACAGGTGATGCTGGTAAAAGTGCAATGGAGAAAGAAGCATCAGAGACTGCTGTTGGTGGTATAGAAAGAAAATCAACGAGAACATGGGCCACAGGGACTGCTTATAATCCTCACAAACTATTCAATAAGGTTAGTCAAGGATAAAATATATAGAGAGAAAATCCACTAGAACATGGGCCACAGGGACTGCTTATAATCCTCACAAACTATTCAATAAGGTTAGTCAAGGATAAACTATATAGAAAGAAAATCCACTAGAACATGGGCCACAGGGACTGCGTATAATCCTCACAAACTATTCAATAAGGTAAGTCAAggataaaatatatagaaagaaAATCCACTAGAACATGGGCCACAGGGACTGCGTATAATCCtcacaaattatttaaaaaggttAGTCAAGGATAAAATATATAGAGAGAAAATCCACTAGAACATGGGCCACAGGGACTGCTTATAATCCTCACAAACTATTTAATAAGGTTAGTCAAGGATAAATTATATAGAGAGAAAATCTACAAGAACATGGGCCACAGGGACTGCTTATAATCCTCACAAACTATTCAATAAGGTTAGTCAAGGATAACATATATAGAGAGAAAATCTACGAGAACATGGGCCACAGGGACTGCTTATAATCCTCACAAACTATTCAATAAGGTTAGTAAAGGATAAAATATATAGAGAGAAAATCCACTAGAACATGGGCCACAGGGACTGCTTATAATCCTCACAAACTATTCAATAAGGTTAGTCAAGGATAAAATATATAGAGAGAAAATCCACTAGAACATGGGCCACAGGGACTGCTTATAATCCTCACAAACTATTCAATAAGGTTAGTCAAggataaaatatatagaaagaaAATCAACGAGAACATGGGCCACAGGGACAGCTTATGATCCTCACAAAGTAGTCAATAAGGTTAGTCAAggataaaatatatagaaagaaAATCTACGAGAACATGGGCCACAGGGACAGCTTATGATCCTCACAAAGTAGTCAATAAGGTTAGtcaagaataaaatatatagaaagaaAATCCACTAGAACATGGGCCACAGGGACAGCCTATAATCCTCTCAAATAGTCATTAAGGTTGGTAaggataaactttaaaattttctcAAACATACTCAGAGAGAAATAGATAAGGTTTCATCTactcaaattaaaaacagattatctactttatataaaaataccactatacaaaaataatatgaatgaaATCCACTCTTAAATTTGTTCTAATAATTTAGAGATTGCATATATCAAGaatcttaaaaaaatttgtTCAAATAATTTAGGGATTGCATATATCAAAAATCGTAAAATTTGTTCAAATAATTTAGGGATTGCATATatcaaaaatcttaaaatttgttCAAATAATTTAAGGATTGCATATATCAAGAATCTTAACAATAATTTtctgtcatttatatttttcagttttttaaagatgatataaaatatttattatcaatGGAAAATTTATGGAAGAAAAGACGACCCCCAACTCCACTTGAGTATTCTGATTTACCAAAAGGTTTGTTTATATTCTTAACTGTTTGTATACTTTCACCTCACCTGTTAATGAAAATTGATTTGTAAGTGATATCTTCAATTATTTACAGAATATAGCTCATCTGTTAGTGGGCATTAATCTGTCAGCTTTATAACTTACAAGTTGATGAAAGTTGATCTGTAAGATTTATAACTTACAAGTTGATGAAAGTTGATCTGTAAGATTTATAacttacaaataagttaaataagaTCTGTAAGATTTATAACTTACAAGTTGATGAAAGTTGATCTGAAAGAATTATAACTTACAAGTTAGTAAAAGTTGATCTTTAAGATTTGTAGCTTACAATATAATGTTAGTGGATatgtaagatttaaaaaaaaactttagaaaaaTCTTGATATGGATTATGACAAAATACTATGAAGAAAGGATACACcttttaaaaataccaatacaTTATGTGTGTTGATCACTACAGCTACTGGCAAACAACAAAATCTCAGGTTTAGAAGCAGACCTAACCAGATGCTTTGCAaggtgcagctttatacgaccccaGAGGTTGAacctccccctttcccttattccaaaaatgatctcaattcaaatttctaatggagtttgcaacaataactacatCATAAAATAGTGAGAgataaaatgtcatacagtcatggtcaaaattaatattcattaatagtaactttaaaaaaaaaaaggggggaatgtgtccaaaggGACACAGATTATGCCCTCGCTAGCATATAacgttataaagggacataactcaagaactgtaaaagtgaagctgccaaaaattgaacttaaactgaATTTAGAGGTAATAAGCATCATATACTCAATTCATTAAATTAagttgagacaaacttaagttaagagaacagaaactaaaaaagtcttcaatttttccatttgtgaagGAGCAGAACCCTAGCATggtgtaatcactgaatggtaaagactgcttaaatttttcagttggtagtaaagtgaatattgcattgtatattgtatatagtatttatttaagttgattcaactactattctggacaacgaaagataactccaattttcaaagaagatttcataaagcattggttttaggtgattcaacaaccattctggacaaagaaagatatctccaatttattgtcttgaaactacaaaaatgcttgtgtTTGGCCCTTTTGGGACTGTTTTCCCCGTAACCCTCAAAACATATccaaaccttctacttatggtcctaaacattgtggtacaatttcaattgaaatacttatacacaactttttgtactgACACTAGGGAAATGCTTGTTTTAGGCCCCTTTATAAGTGTTctaatgatattattttttattgcagATAAAAAATCAGAAGCAGGTATGAGAGATCAGAGAGTTTGGTCTATACAGGAATGTTCTGATGTTTTTTCCACATGCTTATCTAAACTAAGAGACCAAGTACATCAGCAGGGAGATGGTGTACTGGTATGGGATAAGGTATGTATCTAAATACAGGGTGACCAGTCTAAATGGAATCCCATGTTAACCAGAAGCCTGTCTAAACTGAACTCTTAAGAAAAGACAACATTGGATATTTTTAAGCACTTTAGCATGAGCAAGTTAagcacatgaatatttttcgttgcatctttctcaggaactacattacaaggatttctgaaagtTTGGTTGAAGGGTTTATATGAGTCAGCTATacggtttgatgtgttttcagattaaTCACTAAACAACTTCCTGCTTACCTTATACATAAAGCTGGTTGGGGGGATCATTAGTGAGCAGTTGCTTACAGATTTTATTGTTAATTCATGTTATAGATTGTATTAATCAATACAAAGGGCctctccagtcacgcttcagtgattccctatataagcaaccaaattttttccaaaaaaggggggttcctaaatccgcctctgctgACAATATTAAGTTGAATAATTTAATGTGTTAGAAGTTGATAATCACTTAAATCGCTGATGTACCTAGATATCAGAATTTCTTcatgaaatagaacaaaagtcTTTGTATTTGCGtataaattgtgaaatacaaaaaattttaagaaaattaatggCCGAGAAATTCTATGATGAGAATGCTTTCAAGAGtatcttttcttttgttgtcgagtatatttcaaatgattaaacttttatgttatattatttttttcaggatgaTGAAATTGCTATGGATTTTGTAACAAGTACAGCTAATATCAGAGCATATATCTTTGGAATTGCTTTAAAATCtagatttgatataaaatgtaagttttactttttaaaagcaaCTGAACATACAGATACCTACAAAGTTTTGTGTTAATGCCTAAAGTGTTATGCCAGCATAGTTAATGAGAGTTGACAGTTTGTGCAGGATGTATCAAATACATATCTTTCCCATTGAAATGTAGACATTGAATGGTTGAAAGGGTGCCACACCAAAAAGAAAGATTGCAACAACTGTCTCCTAGCTTCCTTTGTTATTATCCTGAATATGCACAAAATATTTACCAtgaaatgttaataaacaacaaacaacaattatTCAACTATCAACCaatcatatttaatattaaaatgtgttgACAGTTGGTATTAATTTTGCTTTGTTTTGCAATAGTTGATATCCAAGTACATTTTTATatgtgaaataaaatgcagttctACAACTTGTAGCTTTTTATTCAGggattttgatatttaagttatatGACTTGCACTTGACATGAATCATTCAGAAAACTCCACTTTCTAAGAGAAAATTTTAGGAAATTCAAAAATTTCTATCCTTAAAAAGCCAaattaacatgatttttttaaaatgatttcagCTACAGCTGGTAATATAATTCCTGCAATAGCTACAACGAATGCTATTATAGCTGCCCTGATTGTAATGGAGGGAATTAAAGTTCTACATGGAGATTTTGATAAGTGTAAACAGGTATGAATTACATTTTAGTGGGGTTAGAACaggaaaaaacatgtttttttttattattcataattataaatgataCACAAGTTTCAATGAAAACTCATCTCTTGGCAGCTTTGGACATGCATCAGTCAGAAAATTCCACTTTCAAACCATTCAGTGATGAAATGATGCTTGTGTATTAGGAATAAGTTTTCATAACAAATAGTAGGAATACCTGTAAAGTTAACTTaagcaaaattaaatatctatgtaaataaacattaaGTGAGTTGTTTTAAAAAGGTGGCATTATTTCTTTTACAGATATATCTAAACAGACAGGCCAATCCACGAAAGAAATTACTGGTACCTTGTGCTTTAGATAAACCTAATCCTAAATGTTATGTGTGTTCATCCAAACCTGAGGTCACAGTTGTATTAAATACAGAGAAGTTTACAGTTAAACAATTAGAAGATAAGGTAAACAATAAACTTGACAGAGTAAAGCAGGTCTATTTAGATAACATATGTTGATCCTTACAAAATTAtgttcttttttgtttcttttgttgttgtcaAATCTAATTTGCAATATACTAAACATAGAACATTGACATGagaataattgaaatatattttgaaattaaaggaACTCATAGTAAATAAGAACTTAACTTTATGTTTaggtttcatttttattttttctgtacttTTAAGTACTTATTCCTTCATGGAAGTCTTCCTTTCCTGTTACTAGTGATTACTTTTTGACATTAAATTATTGTCTTCAGTCATATTATAACTCCCATAAGTATTCTTTTGTGTttgattgaataaaaattatgtttgttaaTTATTTAGGTATTAAAAGTGGGTCTAGGCATGGTGGCACCTGATGTAGAAATTGATGATGGAAAAGGTGAGAATTTTGTGCAGAAAACCCTATAAAAACATCTGAGtgattatagatataagaagatgtgttacgaatgccaatgagacatgagtgattatagatataagaagatgtgttatgagtgccaatgagacatgagtgattatagatataagaagatgtattatgagtgccaatgagacatgagtgattatagatataagaagatgtgttatgagtgccaatgcaACATAGtgattatagatataagaagatgtgttatgagtgccaatgagacatcagtgattatagatataagaagatgtgttatgagtgccaatgagacatcagtgattatagatataagaagatgtgttatgagtgccaatgagacatgagtgattatagatataagaagatatgttatgagtgccaatgagacaacagtgattatagatataagaagatgtgttatgagtgccaatgagacatcagtgattatagatataagaagatgtgttatgagtgccaatgcgaCATGAGtgattatagatataagaagatttgttatgagtgccaatgagacatgagtgattatagatataagaagatgtgttatgaatgccaatgagacatgagtgattatagatataagaagatgtgttatgagtgccaatgcaACATAGtgattatagatataagaagatgtgttatgagtgccaatgagacatgagtgattatagatataagaagatgtgttatgagtgccaatgcgaCATGAGtgattatagatataagaagatgttttATATGAATACCAATGAAACATGAGtgattatagatataagaagatgtgttatgagtgccaatgcgaCATAGtgattatagatataagaagatgtgttatgagtgccaatgagacatgagtaattatagatataagaagatgtgttatgagtgccaatgcgaCATGAGtgattatagatataagaagatgtgttatgagtgccaatgcaACATGAGtgattatagatataagaagatgtgttatgagtgccaatgcgaCATGAGtgattatagatataagaagatgtgttatatgaatgccaatgagacatgagttattatagatataagaagatgttttatgagtgccaatgagacagctctttGTCCAagtaataatttgtaaaagtaaaccattataggtcaaatcaggtcaacacagagccttggcttacaccaaacagcaagctataaaggcctCCAAAAatcactagtgtaaaaccattcaaacgggaaaatattATGAACCATATCAACAAACAGCAACCACTGAACATCTGAACTATACTTGTATTTTTAttccccacctatgatagtagagggacattatgttttctggtctgtaggTCCATTTGTCTGTCTGACCGTCCAtccgtctgtgcgtctgttcgcCAGGATTCAGGTCaaagttttttgtcaaggtagtttttgaaagttggagtccaatcaacttcaaaattagtacacatgttccccattatatgatctttctatttttaatgccaaattaaagttttgaccccaatttcacggtccactgaacatagaaaatgatattgcgaagttcaggttaaatatgtttggtcaaggtagtttttgatgaagttaaagtccaatctgacaacttgaaactaagtacacatgttccctatgatatgatctttctaatttaaatgccaaattataatttttttatttccatttcatagtccactgaacatgaaatgatagtgccagtggggcatccgtgtactatggacccattcttattaatattataattgattGAAGATAAAGAAGAATTTCAATACCCTGAAATATGATATATTAGTGAAATAAGTATTAAGCAACTGAAAAAGGTCACAACATTGATAAAGACACtagttttgacaatatttcTTACTGAAGTTTCTGAAATTGATGGCACTCGTGATTTGTAACCACCGTCTTTCTCtactttttaacaaattaagCTTAGTGATTGTGTCATACATGAGCATGTGTATggaaaaagtattttttgttgatttgatTCCCAATAGTTAAATGAAATTGGTTAATAAATGTTTCAATAATTTCTTGTCATATGGccagtatatatttaaaaatagtgACTTTCAAACAGAAAATTGGCTGTAAATATGCAAAAAGCATcttgattttcatataaatCAACTTTGAAGACTATAACATTCTTCAGTTAtctaaaaattgattttattgatcTTAACCTTCATATtctgcatgattttttattttttagggacAATCTTAATATCAAGTGAAGAGGGAGAAACAGAAGGTAATTAAGTAAACAGTATGGAAAAGAGagattgtacatatatatatgtctaaaGTGATATTGttgacttttttcaaaactacctctacccttttttattgggaaaatatgcgcaatttttatcaaattgggaaatttagaataaaccatgaatttgaccGAAACTTCTATGTACAGACGTTTTTTGTTGGCAATGATACATGGATAGACCCT
This is a stretch of genomic DNA from Mytilus trossulus isolate FHL-02 chromosome 6, PNRI_Mtr1.1.1.hap1, whole genome shotgun sequence. It encodes these proteins:
- the LOC134721312 gene encoding SUMO-activating enzyme subunit 2-like isoform X1, whose translation is MAANLSGVLIENTRECVKQSKILVVGAGGIGCELLKNLVLTGFNDITVIDLDTIDVSNLNRQFLFRKEHVGKSKAKVAMESTLKFNPNVKIQAFHDSIMSTEYGLNFFKQFSAVMNALDNRAARNHVNRMCLSADVPLIESGTAGYLGQVQVIKKGLTECYECQPKPTQKTFPGCTIRNTPSELVHCVVWAKHLFNQLFGEDDPDQDVSPDTEDPELAGDAGKSAMEKEASETAVGGIERKSTRTWATGTAYNPHKLFNKFFKDDIKYLLSMENLWKKRRPPTPLEYSDLPKDKKSEAGMRDQRVWSIQECSDVFSTCLSKLRDQVHQQGDGVLVWDKDDEIAMDFVTSTANIRAYIFGIALKSRFDIKSTAGNIIPAIATTNAIIAALIVMEGIKVLHGDFDKCKQIYLNRQANPRKKLLVPCALDKPNPKCYVCSSKPEVTVVLNTEKFTVKQLEDKVLKVGLGMVAPDVEIDDGKGTILISSEEGETEENAEKHLSNFKITSGTILKCDDFLQNYNLNVIIAHKDKLEEEKEFVIVGDLSELKATAETPNGVNGGQEENKQEEEDDDLMVVEDPVEEPVVEQRKRKADDTDTDIEENKAKRMKLTSIPEESEDDVVIL
- the LOC134721312 gene encoding SUMO-activating enzyme subunit 2-like isoform X2, with the translated sequence MAANLSGVLIENTRECVKQSKILVVGAGGIGCELLKNLVLTGFNDITVIDLDTIDVSNLNRQFLFRKEHVGKSKAKVAMESTLKFNPNVKIQAFHDSIMSTEYGLNFFKQFSAVMNALDNRAARNHVNRMCLSADVPLIESGTAGYLGQVQVIKKGLTECYECQPKPTQKTFPGCTIRNTPSELVHCVVWAKHLFNQLFGEDDPDQDVSPDTEDPELAGDAGKSAMEKEASETAVGGIERKSTRTWATGTAYNPHKLFNKFFKDDIKYLLSMENLWKKRRPPTPLEYSDLPKDKKSEAGMRDQRVWSIQECSDVFSTCLSKLRDQVHQQGDGVLVWDKDDEIAMDFVTSTANIRAYIFGIALKSRFDIKSTAGNIIPAIATTNAIIAALIVMEGIKVLHGDFDKCKQIYLNRQANPRKKLLVPCALDKPNPKCYVCSSKPEVTVVLNTEKFTVKQLEDKVLKVGLGMVAPDVEIDDGKGTILISSEEGETEENAEKHLSNFKITSGTILKCDDFLQNYNLNVIIAHKDKLEEEKEFVIVGDLSELKATAETPNGVNGGQEENKQEEDDDLMVVEDPVEEPVVEQRKRKADDTDTDIEENKAKRMKLTSIPEESEDDVVIL